TACTATTATTAGATTTCCGGTGTACCTGCCTGAGAAGAATTACATTAACAATACTAGTAGAGTAATTAGGTGTTGTAAAATAACAATGGCTAACAAAGAATCCAAATCTTTTGTTTGGATTTACATCTTTAAAGTAATCCTGAGAGCCTTAATAGATTGATTAtactatagaccaatttggaaTAGATTACGCAGTTACGTCATTTGCAGCTGCGCACACATTGtagtggcagaaaaacactggtaacgaAGGGAAACgagtaaaatccatggaataagataAAACATGtattgttgtgcctttggatgtcagaatcagaATGCAAATCATTGTTACAGTATACTATCATCAAAGGCGCCATTTGAAGCCAAACGCATATGTTTAAATGGACAGTCtaatggatgaaacctgctatgattactctacttttaaagtatgaatttgatttaaacaatattcacatatgcagtcCATAGGGGACATATTATGTACTTCAagaaatactaaaaatactacttaaatctataaaatctcacaattcagattttttcttctcgcaaatgcaagtttatataactTGATAGAActtgatttaactcaacaatagcgagtttgtcaattctgagaaaaaaaaaacagaagtgtgGGATGTAAACTCATGATTCTGAGGCAAAGGGAAAAGATAGAATGATGTGCAATTTTTCTTagcagaactgtgagatataatctcagtattgcgaaaataaagtcagaattttgactcaAATTTAAACTCAAACTCCaatttatcttttttattcttttttcccatggcttccatagactgctacttgaaaactgtcattttctgccaccaaATAGACTCTGCCCACAAAAAacatcatcactgtttgcaaacactaaATTGGTCCATAGAGACAGAGCGCATTTAGGCCACACCCCCActgggggagggggaggggggcAATCCaccgctctccattgactttgtattgcgggaagcggactccttgtcatttctgacttataacagaacagaacaatgtctaaaagctgctatgagacaaggtgtacagtaaacaagctgaAAAACACATAACTATGTTTTTATAAGCTGCCAACCCAAAAAACAAgagtttaaggacacaaatagttgtagatgtccAGGTATGTcacgttgggccattcagttcagatcatttctccaacaaaagcaAGAAAAGGAAGTGCACTGATatagaccaataaaatttagttttttagcttgtttaatGTACACCTTGAcccatagcagcttttagacatcgttctgttttttgttataagtcagaagtGACATggaggcagcttcccgcaatacaaagtcaatggagagcattgGTTTGTTTTCCCCCCCGGTGGGTGTGGCCTTCAGATTATGACGCGTGGCGCTCTGTCTCTATAGGCCTTTCTAATATTACTGGGGTGTAGGATGTAGTTAGCCAACAAGAGCTGGAAAGTAGTGATGTGTGTTGTGATGTAAAGTGGATGATGCAAAAGTGGTTCCTCTATTGATGTTGTGCAAAGACTGTCTGGTTCAGAATTAGCCACTGACCAGATGCTCTAACAGGAAATTTTGAATGGACAGGTCCATCAGTATCCTTATATGGTTGTGGAGGAAGTTAGTGTTGAACTTAGGAGAGGGGTTTGTGATGCTGATGCATCCAGATGTTATGCCTAAATTGCTACACAGGCTTTATGACCAGAATGTCTCCAAATGACTTACAGCATATGAAATCACAACTTGAATGGAAAAAATGTTCAACTAAGAATGGAGGAAGAGTTTTACCAAGGAACCCCTCAtctcattcatgttttttttgttgttggtgttgttgttttttgctaaATGTTTCCTGCCTGACTCTAATATCCTCATTCTTCCGGAGATTCTGACTCAGAATGTCAATCTGAAACAAGCTTCAAATAGCACTGCAGTTGAAATCTGTACAACTCATGTACTATATGCCAGGTTTTCTGAAGTCATACgacagctttgtgtgaggaactgACTGAAACTTAATTCATTACTCACTGTAATGCAAACTGAAACTTGCCATTTCATGTTAAGTTAGGAAACAATGTTGTTTATGGACATCAATCATAATTTCTTAATGCAGCAACTTTATGTATGCACATGCAGAGAGCAAGATTTTCAGATAAAAAACAGAATTAGATCATTTTTGtctcaataaaaataaatagaggAAAGCACCAGGGAAAAAAGGTAAAAATGCAGATAAAATGCATACGtgtttaatgtatttaatttattgtttagtTCTTTGTAGAACATGCCACTTATATACTAGCAGGatttttatgtgttttaaagaagtctcttctgctcagcaagcctgcatttatttgaaaattttgaaatatttttttactatataaaacaagtgttttctatctgaatatattttaaaatgtaatttattcctgtgatcaaaactagattttcagcatctacagtcttcagtgtcacatgatccttcagaaatcattttaatatactgatttgctgttcaagaatcatTCGTTATCGTTATTATTCTCAATATTTGAAACAGATGAGtatattttttagaattctttgatgaatagaaagcatttatctattaacatttatctgaaataaaaaacttttgtaacattattagaatgatttctgaaggatcatgtgactggaataatgctTAAAATTCGTctttgaaatcagaggaataaattacatatcggaccaaataaatgtaggcttggtgagaagagactaattttaaaaaacattacaaatcttactgttcaaaaacttttgactggtaatgtatatggCTGAAATGTCAATGAAGCAGAGTAAACTAAACTTTGTATTATCGGATCAAGCACAATTTTGGCAAAGCCTCTGGTTTATTGTGTTCTTATTTTCATTATCTTCTGTTGAAAGGACCACACAGACAACAAGTCTGGAATTTTGTTTCTGGGAGATAATAAATTCTAAGGAAGTTCAGGGTGAAACAGCTTTCGATCGTAGTATCTTGAACAAGGTCTTCAGTGTctgtattttctaaaaatatagaATTACATGTTTCTAAGGTTAAAGGAATgacatcttttatttttttaggacAATTATTGAATGCCAACTTCCTGATGTACAcaactttcatttcttttttattcttttttttagctGCGCTAAGTAGTTTAAAGGAAACTGGAAATTGCCGGATTCTGACTTGCAAAGTAGGGTGATTAAGCAAAAACTCTTGCTCAAAAAAAAGCTTGCTTCTGGAAgcttataaagtcacaattcttacttttttcattacatttagcaattgtgagttaaactcagaattgcaaggaagaAATTCGCAAGGTCAAaatttgcaagacataaactccaaactttctttcttttttacccCAGAATGGAAATAAGCTTTCATAAAATACAAACATCTGGACATCAAAGGTATTATTAAGACATTATTCATCTTTCTGTGAAACAAGACTGAATGCATGAGTCTGTGTGGCTCATGTTTCCTGAATAACTGGGAATTTTTCCTTCTTCCTTCAAAGAAAGCAGCATCATTTACAATTTGGGAGATATGCATATGCAGACACAGTAACACTCTCTTATTAACACAGGCCTACAGGGAAGTTCCTACCCTGGATCTTTCTTCACTGTCCTTCTCATTTATAAACAGAGATATTACAAAttcaaaacaacaaaagacaagcCGTGTCATCTGGCCCAAAGAGGTACATGAGGCCGGTGGCACATTCTACTGAAGATGTTCTACATTTATCTCTCCTTTTATGGTCTGAGAATGTTTACAACATTAAACGGAGAGCTGCAGACAGCGTGGCACAGTGTAGTTTCAGTATGGATGAGTTAACGCTCAGTCATCTTGCTCCGGGACCCAAccgaaaacatttttttaagcattACCTCACATGTGTTGAATGCTGCCATGAAACACATAAAGGTAAGTGGTGACAGATTTATAGTTTTCGCCAAATATGTTCACCTACATTCAAATTCCCCTTGGCTACAGTGTGTGCACACTGAAATTGTACTAATAAGAGAGTAATTTCTGTCacaatgtacatttttaaaagttcaaactaaAGTTTTAGAATCATTCTGATATACGCTGACTGCTGATAAGGTGACAAACTTCTGTTTTTCCCACGGTCACCCGCGAGCGTCAGTTCAAACGGTGCGTGTCGACTGGCGTGGAGCGgttagaaagagagagagcattTGCAAATATCATGATCACCACGCGATTACAGTTAGAATGATACAAGCTTTGTTTCCGAATAACAGATGTAAAGATATCCACCCTATTTTTAAaacacggaagtaagcctatgcttgagacttccggtttattcgccgctatagggaaataacgagaagaataacaatgttcATAATGAAGATAATGAaaataatagggatgcaccgaaatgaaaattcttggccgaaaccgaaaaccgaaaaagaggaaaccaaggccgaaaaccgagacaccgaaagaattatgccaattattagtaccattgcatttatggctatgactgtgtactaattttactaaaatcaagacattgcaattgcataaattaatattaaagtttcaaagaataaatcagttatattaatttaaacaattatcaatcaagtattatattactaaaataacatatacatatattttactgcctttgtttaaattgtttaaatttttataacacattatcttgtggatcccatcagttcacatttacaactctacgtctttctcttccagcaggaggcgctgtcagaatggtaaacaaagcagcgcagcaaatgactttgaaacgtgcagtgctcaTATTCATTCagtggatagccttttgaagtttcatcaaattaagagctttatttaagtctttcaaaaaacaacccttacactagtaggggactaaattaatatcagcatatgaagtataatcgtctctcattgtctctgagagaatgcatgtcagatgctgaaagcactgtcagtttttactttcactttaacatattgcgcagttttcacgttgtttgtgtgatatccattggctcacctccacggtttaaaacataaatatttataaaaatacagtatatagaaaagacatatctttaaaatattgtgacgtaacaccaatgtAAAGCcaatgtttttcactcactgaaagctacatctgtctgcgcaatGCGcagatctctgctctcatcactggctgcacgcacgactgcaaacacaccccctcttgaaatttcggcattacaagttttgcaaatcgctatccgtgggtctttctcagatatactgaaatacgtccacacgcagaagtgttgcttcagacaagcacgtgcaggctgcggtttctgtttgcgtcaacttactgtttcggccgtgttgtttcggtgataaaagtctttcgtacggtggccgagagaggccaacgcgctgcaaacttaagaaaacacatgcaaaaagaaaaaacgacaacaaattaagaaaacatcttcatcagtttgacaacacaggcgctgcaaatcctcgcaacgcaaacacaaatacggaaacgcgctgcaaattctcacaacacaaccaaactcagaaacgcgctgcgaacacacgaacgcgctgcatatagctcggtccacaacggaaatgtttcagggggacctcaaaaagtgacgaactcatctgggacctgattatttatatcactatattacctgattatttatatcactatcaggttttaaaggttgtatcagcgatttctagcctaaaacataaagtgtcaaattcagctgacctttattcacgatccgctcgctgcctgccccataaattgtctgtgaaaaaaccgcgtctctctggtcagcctagggtccgagatatgccaaaaaaacaatcggcgctatcaactattccacagataaacaaaccgtgttccaaccaatcagcgtcagggggttcgtgttgtggactttcctactgggcagggatgtgagggaggcggagcgaaagtccaaaACACCacacccctgacgctgattggttggaacaatgtttgtttatctgtggaaaggttggtagtgccgattgtttttttggcatatcttggaccctaggctgaccagagagacgcggttttttcacagacaatttatggggcaggcagcgagcggatcgtgaagaaaggtcagctgaattttacactttatgtttcaggctagaaatcgctgatacaacctttaagtgatactatactatcactaaaaggtgatagttcaccgataacacctctgctctgaccaacagccactgaacaaataatcaggtcccagatgggttcgtcactttttgaggtccccctgaaacatttccgttgtggaccgagctatatgcagcacgtttgtgtgtttgcagagcGTTCCTGTGTtcgcgttgcgaggatttgcagcgcctgtgttgtcaaactgatgaagatgttttcttaatttgttgtcgttttttctgtttgcatgtgttttcttaagtttgcagcgcgttggcctctctcggccaccgtactttcggccgaaaaccgaaaatgcacttttgggccattttcggccgaaaattttcggtggccgaatatttgGTGCATGCCTagaaaataatatggtaagacacaccaatttacaGCAAAACTAGCTTTTTGTACaggtaaaaatagctggatgtggatgagaccagaGACCCATTAAATTTACCCGGATAGAtattcggatgtaaacaacagcatggattgcacggttaatgtactactgaatacgtggttctgctaatttatgctgtcttaaccacggaaaaatgtgtggaagcagctaaatcatatagagaagtaaGCAGGGAAGAgtgtaatattttgacaaacgAAGGTGATAAAGATAAgtgcaagcagtattaattaagatattagcctaatatttcaccttccTGACTGGAACTAATAAGAAGAAACactaatgttgtcaagattcttgccctggaaatgctGTTTTAGTTTGGCCAATTACAAACGCCTTTTATTCCTCAGAcaatttttgcactcttctccttgatttgttataacttttttgGCAGTCTTTAGTAAcattactccaaatgtttttccaagTCCGACTGATTGGtatagcccaaaacatgacaaaccgaccatttttagcagcaatattcagcaaaatatgctgtttcgtttggttcagtgtTATGTTCACTGCcgccaaaatatatatattaactcCAACACAATCTGGCTATTTTTAAATACTCAAGACCTCACTACCTGAACCTCACATTGATTCGCTGTGGCTCATGTTTTTCGCTTGCTACTTGCAAAAAGTTAAAGATTTTCCAACCTTTTTGAGCTCTCGGCCACTCTCTTTCTGGTCCGCGGTCAATCGCACAACTCAACCTGCAAGCGAATTGCTTTACGGCAGTAATAAATGCACGTACACAGCTATCTACTGTAATTACCAGTTAATTCCACTCGCTAAACTGTAGGGGGCTCCAAAgttacaaaaatacacaaaactactaaagggacagttcacccaaaaatggaaattctgtcattaattactcaccctcatgttgttgcaaaccttCATCCTTCATCAGTGGAAAACAAATGAGAAATTTTATTATATGAAATCAGAAAGCTTTCTGcttaaacagcaacacaactaacatGTTCAACTACCAAGGCCTAGTACATCGTTAAAAAAGTCCAGTAGttgaaccttaattttataaagctacgtaaatactttttgtgctcgaAGAAAAAAACATCTTTTTTCAACTATTTATTTTCTTGCAGTCTTCGTCACACATTTACGACAGTACTCTTTTTTTCAGTTGAGAGCTCATAACCTGTGtgatttttgaagtagaaaaTTATTAGAGTAtgttataaaatgttataaagaCTATTggaaaagtaatataaaataatattttagtcTTACTAcaaaattttgcatttaattcAATGCTTGTAGATTTCCTAATTAATCACAAAACCGTAActcaatttctgagtaaaaattgtttctacaccaacATTTTTTCAGTGTGAGATTCAGTTTCATGTTCAAATGACTGTTAAACTGTGCTGTTTCCTCTAAATCTAGTTCTCTCTGCCAAGTTCTCACACTGGGAAGTGACCAGGGATCCAGTCCAACTGCCCCTCATTTTCATCACTTGTCAGATGGCACGTATCTCCTCAAGGCTCACAGCCACACAGGCTTCCCGGCGGCACGTCCCCTGGCCggacaaacaaaaaaaagccTGCGTATGCTATCAATCGCTGAAGAGACTGAGGCAATGGAAACATGCACTCCGCAATCTCCCCTTCTGGCCCATGGCGCCAATTTCATGCCAATTTATCACAGAGAAAGGGAGACTGTCTTTTAGTCCACCCACAGAAGTGAGCTAGTTGGAGCTCGTACAGTAAAGCTTTGGAAAATCAGAGCCCCTGCAGGGCCATTGATGACCAGAAGCACAAATGCAATGTCCTAATCATTTGTACAATTACGGGGCCTAATCCAGCGCTTCTTGTTAAAAACGTTACTCATGGTCCTGAACTCTGCGATACGTTTCTACAGCCGTAGAAACAATGTGAAAGGGTCTGGAGAGGGAGGCACATACTAAAGCATATAGAACTTTGTCAAATATTGGTTATCTCCTTTGAACTTTTGAACGTTTGAACAGAGTGGAGTTTCTTATTGTGCCTAAAtgtcatgtttttttaatttagtactgcccttcagaggctacagaagatggtTGCATTTTCCCATTAGACAAAATAAGTataatttaccatgatcttcaatttttttcttaatgcatttttttccttctgaagcatgagtgagcgtttgaaccttctgtaatagttgcatatgagcccctaagttgtcctcagtgtgaaaaggtggatctcaaaatcatacagtcattgttggaaagggttcaaatacacaaaatgctggaaaaccaaagaatttgtgggacctgaaaggtttttctgaagaacagcaggtagtttaactgttcaggacaaacaagggactcatgaacaaatcattaaaaagaaacacactcacacacacacacacacacacacacacacacacacacacacacacacacacacacacacacacacacacacacacacacacacacacacacacacacacacacacacacacagctgtggatcattcaggtaagaatacagtattaagaatcaaggggatgtaaacttttgaacggggtcatttttataaattctgctattattttctcttgtggactatatgtaaacatcttttatgtaaaatatcttattcaggtcagtactaaataaacaataacatgcattttgtttgatccctcttattttggtcaaataattttgcagattctgaaagggggtgtaaacttttgaccttagctGTACATATCAAGAACTTATTGTGAACAAACAAGCATTTGACCTGCCTGAATGAACTGACTTGCAAATTCAGACTATGTTGTAATACACTCAAGATATTTGCATTTTTCACACCTTGAACAAGTCAGCACCCTTGCGAAAAAAAATTTCTACATGTTGGTTCTGAAACATTTGCGTTTGAAGATATCACTTAAAGCCATAAAACATTCTCTGTAGAATAACAGAGAATAACCATCTGTCATCATATAGGCTTTATTTATTGCTTCGGAAATTGTTGAGtggatatatttttatatttatgcttTATGTGCAATCTACACCACATAAAATAAGATGGAAAGTtataagaaatattttgtaaaaagggACATTAAGAATGCACACATAAAAAACAAGGTACAAGTATTAGGCTTGTTgtgcttttttttaataaaaagtcatatttcaagtttcatatcaatactttttacattaaacaaacaaaaacagtgtGTGAGATTCTGTTAGCAAGAAAACTTTTGTTTAGTAATCTTGAGATGTTTCGTTAGAGATTgagagaaacaaagaaagaacaaaagCAGAAGGTAAACAAACAACACCATTTTAACATTGTAAACGACTAGAAACATAATTCAAGTACAATCATGACACAATATGACAGAATAAGCTATTCAGCATAATGGCAGTGCTGAAATCTGAGGTctaatgtaaacattttttacaatacatacagtacatacatatttaataaatagttaaaaataaagcattcgaTTTATACAAAAACTActcatcaaaaatacaaaaatatgaaTTAGAAGAATTGTCTcagtacaataaataaaataaataatctataaataaataaataataaatagctTTCTTACAGAATACATCTATCAGAGTTCAGACGTCCGTTCTTTCAGTAAAACGGTCGGGTTGACGTTTTGATCTGAGTGGGAAGTACTAGCATTAATGGTGGTTTGTACTGAATCTTTTACATTAGGCACGTAGAAGGACGCTATAGGGCAGGGCCCTTTGACATTATTGCAAACCAATATCTGCAGAGAGGCAGTATTGACAATCTCAAAGCCCTTTTTGCCACCAAAAGTGCTTGGTTTCCAGTACTCCGGGGAACAGATGGGATTTCCCAAAAGTCCTTTGAGGGAGTAGGGAGCACCCATTTCCACCATGGTCTCCCCAAAGATGGCGTTGGTCCTGGGCTTCTCAACCAGCAGCCCGGCATAAAGCTCCACAGCATCCACATCCCCATACAACTCCTCAAGTTCAGCAGCCATCTCCTTTTCTCCTAAAACATAAAACAAGCTCAGTCAGCTCAAAGTGCTGTCTGAAATACCACTGATTTTACAGTATCTGCAGGGTATGCTTTTAAAATACAGATGGACTTAGGTAAAGTTTATATGTGAGTGTGTGTAATAAATCTGAAATATATTAACCCTCACCTGTCATTTCCTCGAAGGATTTGTACGGCTTCATGTTGAAACGTTTCCTGTATTCATTGATTGATTGGTAGCGCATTTGCCTGCTGTCTTGAATTGACTTCATGGCCACATTTAACACAGCCGGTGCAACATTACGCCCTCCAGCCACCTGAAGTAAAAGACAAGCTTTATAATTCACTAAACCCTCACCAAGGGCGGTACCTTGCAACAGTATCTACAACAGGCCAATCCAAAACAAGTTAAAAGCTTACCCTTCCAGCTATCTGATTGGTGAAGGACTCAACCAAGCTGTTGACGCCATAGTCTGTCAGTATAGAGGTGTTGAAGAGAAACTGCCTGTAATTGTAGACTTCATCCTGGATGTGAAATTGATCAGGCATGAGGGGGTGCCAGTGGTAAAGAGTGTTGAACTCAGAAGAGATCCTGTTCTGGTACTGGAAACGCTCGTTGAAAAGAAGTTCAGGATCAAACTTGAGCTTAAAGTGGTATCCACTGAGATGTTGCACGTAATCCTCAATGACAATTTTGATTGTTTCgcctataaagtcagaatatacaAAGATTAGAACCATGAGTAAGTAAGGTACAACTAACGCATTCTGCTAAATTTCCTTTTCTATAGGACACTCACCAATAAGAATGAGCCGTGCGGTTTGAAACAGCCTCTCGTCGTTCCAATCAGGATGCTCCTGCTTTAGTATATCACACACTCGGTTGTGTTCGCGCAGCCAGATGGTAGCATACAACATGAGTCCGGGAACCAGTCCAAAGGCTTCATGACCCACGGCAAAGCGACGAGACTCGGGTACATGAGGAGGATAGTGCATGTCTACTTGAACCTCACTCACTGTTGGAGGATAAACCTCACCATCCAGAACCTGGTTAAAGCAATGAACATGAATTTAGTCATATTTTCAGACAGCCATGCTTGTTAATAAAAGATCAAGTGAAAAATGAGtaagtagcaaaaaaaaaatgcctaaTGGGGAGGGAGGATGAGGTGACTTAGAGTTCAGTGAACTTAGTTAATTTTGGGGTGGAGACATTCCTTACCTGATATCTCAGCTTTCCGTCCTTGAAAAGTCTCAGCTTGTGTTGGCGTTCAAGGTCCTCTCCGTATATGTGACCCAAGTTAACCTAAAAACATCAAAGTCAGTCAGATGCTGGAAAGGACTGTTAATAATTTCAAAATGTCCCATCAATGAGATACACACCCCATGATTCAGGGCTTTTGTGAAAGCTGGACCTTTCTTCATGTCGGTTTTGAAAAACTGGTGTGTAAAATGTTGGGCGAAGAAAGCGAACATAAGACTGGTGTGTTGAGGGTCCGGAATGAACTTCCTTCTGAGAAGCAGTTTCTCAGCTAGAAGCTTTATGTCTGGCAGCTCTTTCTTACCTggtaaaacaaaacaagaattaGTTCGATTAATATTTACATCTCCAATTCTGAGTGTTAAACACCAACCCAAAACTGTTACAATAGACCAGGAGTTCAAGCATTTTTTTCCTAGCCTCAGTGACTTTTATGGAGATGGATCTCTTAACAATAATGATGTAagaacatatatgtgaccctggaccacaaaaccagtcataaggttaaatttgacaaaactgagatatatacagcatatgaaagctcaataaataagctttctattgatgtatagtttgttaggatatgacaatatttggccgagatacatctatttgaaaatctggaatataagggtgcaaaaaaatcaaaatactgagaaaatcacctttaaagttgtccaaatttagttcttaacaatgcatattactaatcaaaaattacattttgataggtttacagtaggaattttacaaaaaatcttaatgtaacatgatctttacttaatttcctaatgatttttgacaaaagaaaaatcaagaattttgacccatacaatgtatttttggctattgctacaaatataccccagcgacttaagactggttttgtggtccagggtcacatatttatttaagCTTTTCTCGTCCACACGCCCAAGGCATGCAAGCAGGCGGGTCGAGTCCGCAAGCTTCCTGTCTAACTGTGATGCTAGAAATGTGAATGCTAAGAAATGTGAAAAAACAGGTCTGAGGAGCAAG
The window above is part of the Garra rufa chromosome 13, GarRuf1.0, whole genome shotgun sequence genome. Proteins encoded here:
- the ptgs2b gene encoding prostaglandin G/H synthase 2 produces the protein MKSLILFMLLHLGFMVCQGANPCCSQPCQNRGVCTALGSDSYECDCTRTGFYGQNCTTPEFLTWLKVSLKPSPNTVHYILTHFKSLWNIINNVSFLRNGIMRYVLTSRAHLIDSPSTFNADYDYKSWEAYSNLSYYTRTLPPVPHDCPTPMGVAGKKELPDIKLLAEKLLLRRKFIPDPQHTSLMFAFFAQHFTHQFFKTDMKKGPAFTKALNHGVNLGHIYGEDLERQHKLRLFKDGKLRYQVLDGEVYPPTVSEVQVDMHYPPHVPESRRFAVGHEAFGLVPGLMLYATIWLREHNRVCDILKQEHPDWNDERLFQTARLILIGETIKIVIEDYVQHLSGYHFKLKFDPELLFNERFQYQNRISSEFNTLYHWHPLMPDQFHIQDEVYNYRQFLFNTSILTDYGVNSLVESFTNQIAGRVAGGRNVAPAVLNVAMKSIQDSRQMRYQSINEYRKRFNMKPYKSFEEMTGEKEMAAELEELYGDVDAVELYAGLLVEKPRTNAIFGETMVEMGAPYSLKGLLGNPICSPEYWKPSTFGGKKGFEIVNTASLQILVCNNVKGPCPIASFYVPNVKDSVQTTINASTSHSDQNVNPTVLLKERTSEL